The genomic window gtattttttttctaaatttaaatgtatataaatccATACTTTAATCAGCACTAACCTTTCATCACCAGGAGTgtattttaagtaaaaataaaaaccgcgGCGAGTTATGGGCTATTCTTTCCCAACTGCAGCTTCTGAACTTACCTTCGTCATTGGGCGCTCCCTGGGCTCCCTCATAGAATTGTCCAGCCGCTCTGCTCGTCGATGGTTGGTCGTGATCCAAGGCGCCTGAAGCGTTTACCGCCGCCACCAGGAGTCGCTCATCCAGCATTTGGCGCGCATCTTCGAGGGGATTGCGTTCGGGAGCTGGTTCACGCTCTATATTGTGCCTAGGACTGTTGTTCCCGCTCCGGTGGACGGCGGGAAGAGCTTCAAGGCCCCCGTTGCCCAGCAGAACGTTGTGCACTGTGACCGGAATGCGAATAACCCGATGTGCGTGGATTTCGTTTTCGCGGTCGATCTTATTTAGCCGCTTGATGTCCGCCACAGAGGAGTGGAAGCGCAAGGCAAGCGCCTGGAGTGTGTCTCCCTCTTGGACCTTCACCTCCAGCGTGTTCTCGTAGCGCCCGAGGCGTGCGTGACCATTGGGCCTCCTGGCCAGAGGGAGCAGGTCTTCAAACTCGTCGTCATCGTAGGCGGGACGTGCAAAGATGTCTTCCACGTCGTCGGGGCCGATTTCTTCCTGAATGTGCTGTTGCTGACGCCTAACGATGAGATGAGAACACCGATCACATTTGGATCTCTTGGAGAAGCAACAGTCGAGTTGGCGCTGACTTACGCATTGCGTCGCATTGTTGTCCTGATTGCCTTGGCGGGATTTCCTGGGTCAGATCTCGTATATGTTCCTTCTCTCGATCAAATCGCACCTCTTTGTTTAGCTCAAGTCagttaattaatgcaattagATTATTTACGTGTAAAGTTTGTTCTTAACAGCAGCccacgaacaacaacaaatggaaAGCTCCGTCACAGATGACCGAAAATATCGATAACACTCTCCTAAAGAGTGCTGTTAGCCTTAACAGAGTAAACACAGCTGTTTTCGCTTACTagttaatttatatatttttttgtgtttctaaAATGTCACTATTTGCGTTTTTGAGGAACCGCACTGTGTTCTGGCTGAGCCTCACCGGTACGACGACGGGACTGGCCTTCTTCGTCAAGTGTGTGCTCTGCTTCTCACACAGGATTCCATAGTTTTGACCAAACAATTTATACCGCCTTACAGGGACCTTATGCAAGGCGGCCAGTTCACCAAAGAAACGAATGAAACCGGCAAGGTGTTTATTGTCACCGGTGCCAATACGGGGATCGGCAAGGAAACGGTGAGAGAGATTGCGAAGCGGGGTGGCACCGTCTATATGGCATGCAGGAACCTAAAGAAATGTGAGGAGGTACGAACTTAATTGAGATTATTCCTTAAAACACGACTAAATACCTATCGCATACAGGCTCGCGAGGAAATTGTGTTGGAAACGAAGAACAAATATGTGTACTGCCGGCAATGTGACCTGGCTTCCCAAGAGTCCATACGGCACTTTGTTGCTGCGTAAGTGTACCTACGAGCAAAGTTGTGTTTGATTGGCATTCAATATCCGCAGCTTCAAGAGGGAACAGGAACACCTGCACGTACTGATCAATAACGCCGGTGTTATGCGCTGTCCCAGATCTCTAACCTCAGATGGCATCGAACTTCAGCTGGGGGTGAATCACATGGGTCACTTCCTGCTTACCAACTTGGTGTTGGACCTACTCAAGGTACCTCACAGCTGGTCTAGAACTCAAATCGAATTAATGTCAATTTTATTCCTAGAAATCCTCACCCAGTCGGATTGTAAATGTATCCAGCTTGGCGCACACTCGAGGAGAAATTAATACTGGCGATCTGAACAGCGACAAATCCTACGATGAAGGAAAGGCTTATAGCCAGAGCAAATTGGCCAATGTACTCTTCACAAGAGAGCTGGCCAAAAGATTGGAGGGCACCAACGTAACGGCGAATGCTCTGCATCCAGGTGTTGTGGACACAGAAATAATCAGGCACATGGGCTTCTTCAATAATTTCTTTGCTGGGTTTGTAGATAAATAATTCCATTAAAATACTTTGTTAcgaaatatttaacttttcagACTCTTTGTTAAGCCtttgttttggccttttgttaAGACTCCAAGGAACGGTGCCCAGACCTCATTGTATGTGGCTCTGGATCCCGAACTGGAAAAGGTGACAGGACAATATTTTAGCGACTGCAAGCTCAAGGAAATGGCGCCGGCTGCCACCGACACCCAAACGGCAAAGTGGCTCTGGGCAGTCAGTGAAAAGTGGACGAAGCCAGCAATGATTAAGATACAATAGTTCGTattgtaaaaaatgttttagaGGGCTTCTTTGTTACTTCGCATAAATTTTCTGTTTCTTACAGTCTACAAATCTTCGAT from Drosophila yakuba strain Tai18E2 chromosome 2L, Prin_Dyak_Tai18E2_2.1, whole genome shotgun sequence includes these protein-coding regions:
- the LOC6528454 gene encoding lysM and putative peptidoglycan-binding domain-containing protein 4; translation: MRRNARQQQHIQEEIGPDDVEDIFARPAYDDDEFEDLLPLARRPNGHARLGRYENTLEVKVQEGDTLQALALRFHSSVADIKRLNKIDRENEIHAHRVIRIPVTVHNVLLGNGGLEALPAVHRSGNNSPRHNIEREPAPERNPLEDARQMLDERLLVAAVNASGALDHDQPSTSRAAGQFYEGAQGAPNDEANMEQPYEESATLLNHMVDRHAPLVRPIPGPSLSAIDWSGSDCDLSWICLLIFILALCVVIPLVYVIYLAEHPHHNHSAQ
- the LOC6528455 gene encoding retinol dehydrogenase 13 isoform X1, whose amino-acid sequence is MSLFAFLRNRTVFWLSLTGTTTGLAFFVKDLMQGGQFTKETNETGKVFIVTGANTGIGKETVREIAKRGGTVYMACRNLKKCEEAREEIVLETKNKYVYCRQCDLASQESIRHFVAAFKREQEHLHVLINNAGVMRCPRSLTSDGIELQLGVNHMGHFLLTNLVLDLLKKSSPSRIVNVSSLAHTRGEINTGDLNSDKSYDEGKAYSQSKLANVLFTRELAKRLEGTNVTANALHPGVVDTEIIRHMGFFNNFFAGLFVKPLFWPFVKTPRNGAQTSLYVALDPELEKVTGQYFSDCKLKEMAPAATDTQTAKWLWAVSEKWTKPAMIKIQYLQIFDLSCLSYFNVAD
- the LOC6528455 gene encoding retinol dehydrogenase 13 isoform X2 codes for the protein MSLFAFLRNRTVFWLSLTGTTTGLAFFVKDLMQGGQFTKETNETGKVFIVTGANTGIGKETVREIAKRGGTVYMACRNLKKCEEAREEIVLETKNKYVYCRQCDLASQESIRHFVAAFKREQEHLHVLINNAGVMRCPRSLTSDGIELQLGVNHMGHFLLTNLVLDLLKKSSPSRIVNVSSLAHTRGEINTGDLNSDKSYDEGKAYSQSKLANVLFTRELAKRLEGTNVTANALHPGVVDTEIIRHMGFFNNFFAGLFVKPLFWPFVKTPRNGAQTSLYVALDPELEKVTGQYFSDCKLKEMAPAATDTQTAKWLWAVSEKWTKPAMIKIQ
- the LOC6528455 gene encoding retinol dehydrogenase 14 isoform X3 — protein: MRCPRSLTSDGIELQLGVNHMGHFLLTNLVLDLLKKSSPSRIVNVSSLAHTRGEINTGDLNSDKSYDEGKAYSQSKLANVLFTRELAKRLEGTNVTANALHPGVVDTEIIRHMGFFNNFFAGLFVKPLFWPFVKTPRNGAQTSLYVALDPELEKVTGQYFSDCKLKEMAPAATDTQTAKWLWAVSEKWTKPAMIKIQYLQIFDLSCLSYFNVAD